The segment CAGAATGCCCCCGGCCATGGCGTCGGGACGTTCGGTGTTCTGAATGGTGGGAAAAGGCGTCAGTCCGCCGTCCTGTATGAATTCTTCAATATAATTGCTCTCCAGAATGGCATCGGTATTGATGGCGTTCAGCCGGCGGCGGATTTCGGTCAGCACCTGTTCACTGGCGAGGCCCTTCAGATAGACGAGGGCAATTCCGGTCCCGGTACGCTGGCCGACGGTATATTCCTCAATCCGCAGATCAGCAGTTTTCAGGCGGCGGCGCAGCATGGAGGTCCCGGTACGCAGGCTCTCGGTGAAGCCTTCCTTGGGCCCGCGGATAACCCCCTGGGAGGTCGGCTCATTAATGCTTCTTTTCTCCCAGCCGGAGGTGTCGGCGGCCAGTGCGACCTGAAGCCCCTCGAACAGAATCAGGGTATAGCCGTCAAAGAGCAGGGGCAGCAGCACCTCCAGGGTCCGGGCCTCCTTCACTCCCCCAACCGGCAGAATGTGCTCCTTTATCAGATCGAAGGCAGCTTCTGTGGTCATCTGATCTCCGTTCAGCGTGCTGTTCTCCATTAAGGACTGGAGGACCGCCTGATTGACGGTATCGGCGTTGACCAGACCGTCAATATAAATGAAGGCAAGGGTAAGTGGAGGCTTGGCTTCACTCTTATAATGGCGGATGACAATATCGGAGCTGCTGCCGATCCGGCGGCTGAACTCCTGCAAATTCTCCTCAAGGGAGAGCTTCAGCGGAAGCGGTGCAGGCACGGAGGTTTCTACAGGATCATTGGTAGTCTGGCGGCTCTTCTTCGTTTGCTGAGGCATCTCGGGGGGCTCCTTTATGCTGAAATCTGGATGTGCTCCCTGTATTATCCCCCGCTGGCGGATTCCTTATTCTGCCTGATTACAGACTGAACTGAGCCCGCTTGAGGAGCCGCTGGAATCCAAAAAAAGAAACTGCCCTTAGGAATGGCAGCTTCTCAGCATTCCATAAAGGCAGTTTTATAAACACACTTTAGATTTGAACTCTAAGCTGGGTACATTATTTAGTCTGGACGACCAGCGCATTGCTGATCAGGCGTCCCGGAGTCGTCAAGTACTTGCCGTTATAGTACAGGCCGCTGGAGGCACCGCCATCGAGGTTCATTGCCTGGTAGGCTCCGGCCTGCTTCATAATTTCCGCCAGCTGGGGGATGGTTGCCCCGCCGGAGGTCAGCAGAATCAGCTTATGGTCGCGGGTGATGCCCAGCGCGCTGCGGGAGCCTCCGCCGGTCAGGATTTTGGGGTCCCGGAAGCCCTCGGCTGCCACATTCAGCGCGACCTTCCCGTTGACCAGCAGCCGTGGTCCAGCCTGAAGCGCGCCGTGAACGGAGCCGGCATCGAAGCGGGCTTTGAATTCACTGCCCGGAATCAGCTCAGCCAGCATATTGCGGTCGTAAGCGAATACTGCCCGTTTGTCCCCGGGGCTGTTCTTCAGCATCTTGCCGCCGCTGATGATGTAGCCGTAAGGAGCCTTGAAGGCGCCGTCAGTATAGGCGGCGAAGAATGTGCCGTTGATCGCTGCGGCGGCATTGCTGCGCTTGGCGATGCTGGCAAGGGCTTCCGTCTTGCCGACGGTATTCCCGGCCAGAACGGCATCCAGCTTCACTGAAGGATGCAGCAGGGAGACCGTGACTGTCTGGACGCTGAAGGAGCGGCCGCCGACCTTGTAGGTATGATGTCCGCTGACTACAGCGGGCGAGCCGCTCTTGATCAGGCTGCCGTTCTGTACAGGCAGGGTGGCTGTCTCAGCGGTGCCTGTTTCAGCCCCGCTTGTCAGTGTAAGCGACCCGGCCTCCTTGTTCCACTGGAGCTGTATGCCAAGTGTCTGGCTTACAAGAGATAAGGGGACGTAGGTAGTCCCGTTCTCACTGAAGGGCCGCACAC is part of the Paenibacillus sp. FSL M7-0420 genome and harbors:
- a CDS encoding phosphodiester glycosidase family protein, with the protein product MKKMLTLFTAFCLLAVLLPAMQTGAAAAPQAKLAVYVDKENHSFIPLRFLNGFAGIQSVLTASGGQIQMSRGENSITFTPGKPGASVNGKPVTSSVRPFSENGTTYVPLSLVSQTLGIQLQWNKEAGSLTLTSGAETGTAETATLPVQNGSLIKSGSPAVVSGHHTYKVGGRSFSVQTVTVSLLHPSVKLDAVLAGNTVGKTEALASIAKRSNAAAAINGTFFAAYTDGAFKAPYGYIISGGKMLKNSPGDKRAVFAYDRNMLAELIPGSEFKARFDAGSVHGALQAGPRLLVNGKVALNVAAEGFRDPKILTGGGSRSALGITRDHKLILLTSGGATIPQLAEIMKQAGAYQAMNLDGGASSGLYYNGKYLTTPGRLISNALVVQTK
- a CDS encoding spore germination protein encodes the protein MPQQTKKSRQTTNDPVETSVPAPLPLKLSLEENLQEFSRRIGSSSDIVIRHYKSEAKPPLTLAFIYIDGLVNADTVNQAVLQSLMENSTLNGDQMTTEAAFDLIKEHILPVGGVKEARTLEVLLPLLFDGYTLILFEGLQVALAADTSGWEKRSINEPTSQGVIRGPKEGFTESLRTGTSMLRRRLKTADLRIEEYTVGQRTGTGIALVYLKGLASEQVLTEIRRRLNAINTDAILESNYIEEFIQDGGLTPFPTIQNTERPDAMAGGILEGQVGIVIDGTPFALLAPSTFFNFFQSSEDYYQRYDISSFLRLIRYGAFFVSMLLPALYIAVTTFHQEMLPTTLLISLAAQREGVPLPAFAEALLMELTFDVLREAGVRMPRTIGPAISIVGALVLGQAAVQAGLVSAAMVIVVSFTAISNFVIPSLAIANSIRLIRFVMMFIAASLGLFGIMSFLMVLLIHMAGLRSFGVPYLSPVAPMIPRYLKDIFIRVPLWSMNMRPKTNLGKETRRQAPNQKPQPVENAANPSPAQPKPQGEGPA